The genomic region GTTCAAATGTTGtgagattatttttttatattttaagagCTTCTACGTTAAGGGGGCCTGAATTGCTACGACCTTGAAGcaagcatttgtttgtttttatggaAGCAATAAACAGAAGAATTGGAGTTGCATAAAACCATTTTCACAAGGAAGATTATTTATCGCTTATATAGCAATGAAATTATAGAACTATCGTTAGAGTGTGAACAAAGCAAATTTGGAATCTTGAACAATTCTTATATGTCCGACAACATATTAAAACCAAATCAAGTGTCAAGTGTCACACAACAGCAGACACAAGTAGAAATTCCTCAAGCTTTAaggtataaattaaatttgtcgTCAAGTCCAAAACTCAGAAATACTTTGAAACGATTGGTGCGGCAATGAAGCAAGGGGCCATCATAAAAGTGACTGGTaattaaaattactttttcaatATAGTTGAACAACTAATTAAGTTAGTAAGTAAGTAAATtgctttgtgttttccttgcagTATGAAACAATTTGGAATTAGTTTTTCATATAAAGTCTGTAGAATTTATCCGATCGATTCTACTGGTAAAATACGCTTCAATTCATCCCCTTAAGTGTATGCCAATTGAACGCCGAAGTAAAAATGCCTTATGTCCCAATGTTTCCAATATCAAGAATCCTTATACTTCCAATAGTTTGTTTAACACTAGCATAAGTCTAACCCTGGGAGTCGTTTGAATTGAGTGCAACATGCAGAAGCTGTTCGGTTGGTACGTGCTGTgaagagaagaaagagaacAGAAGTGCCAGAGCGCCAACGCGGACGATGATAGTTGAGTATAAAGGAAACCGTAACCAGAAAAGAGAACAGTTAAATAAAGTTAACTCGATCGAAAAATCAATTCCAAAGCAACAGATTAGTAATCATTTACTGCAAAGGAGAATAAAGTCTAATAATAAGGTGTTCATGAAGTAGAAGACATAAGGAAAGGGTTATGCTCACACAACACAACGAGCCATGAAATGATGTTAATCGTTctgttaaatttaattcaaaaaataagcaaatagaGGAGCAACTTCTTCGTAATTAGTTACTTCTCCACGTCAATTGCATTCGACTAAATTTAAGCGTTTAAAGAACGTATTAGTTTACAGAAAACGACCATTATTCTAGAAAATCAGTTCCCGTGGCCTTTTACTACACGCGAATAAGTCTattgtgtttcatttaaatGATTATTTTCTAACCCTAGGCCAAGCAAATAACATGTGACTGAAATGGTTTCAATGAGtctttcaatttaaaactaagccctgcTGGAGAGTTTCCTGACTAAGAGTAAATCCCTGCCGCCATGTGTCTATTtgggatgaaagaaaatagGCAAGCGTGCGAACTATACGCTCGCTTACTCCACGTCCATGTCGATGCTGTCTGATTCCTTGCGAACCTTCTTGCGACCCCGAGCTGCCCCCGTCGTAGAGGAAGCCGTAGTGGCTCCCTTGGTACTAACACTTCGAGAAGTTTTCTTCACTAGTTCCGTGTCCTGTTGGAGTGTCGAGCTAGGTTTCCGTTTGGCAACCTTGCCGGTGACCACCGAACGACCTTGCCCTTTTGAGCTGATGCTTTCTGTCCCATCGGATTCTTCACCACTTGGACTGGTGAGCGTTGTGGCACGGCTGCGACCTCGTCCCGGGAGGGTGGCGTACTTGTGGCCCGTTATTTCACCGAGTGCAATGTCCGTTTCCGTCTCCAGGAAGTGCTGCTCCTCTTCCTCACTGTCCATCTCGTAAATGACACCGTGGGAGTACTGGGtagcggcggcagcagcagcccgAGTCACACTCCGACCAGCGGACGCTCGGGTTGATGCTGGGTTACGTTGGGCGGGTTTGTTGAGAGCAGAATCCACCGACTGGGAACGACGAACTCGACCACTAGCGATTGATGACGATGCAGCGGGTTGGTACGACGTATCGCGCTCATCTTCCCCGGAGGTTGCAGAATCATGCACGTTGTTGGTGGCTCGTGTACCACCGGTGTTGATAGCACCTCCACCGTAACCACTGGTGGCCACGGCCGCGGCCGCTGCAGCTGTCAGTAGCAGCGAATTGTCGGATTGGCTCACGCGCATCATGCTTCCCAGTGGGGTGTCAGATTTAGTGCCGAAAGCCTTTACATTTTGCGTCGGGATGGAGAGGGCAAGGTTTGGTACATTTCGATGTTTGGTGGTCAAATTGTTCATGTGTTCCGACATGTCGAACGCAAGGTTTGGTACATTTCGATGTTTGGTGGTCAAATTGTTCATGTGTTCCGACatggcaaaataaaaccaaagcgATTTGACCGGATGGGTgtcggaagaaagaaaagaaaacaacaaaaaacgaatTTTGGATATTTGTTAATTGGTTTAGCGGGTGCTTTTTAAGAGCTAGTAACGTAAAGCTTGTTCATTGAATGTGAGTTGTGACGATTTGAATACGGTGTGTGAGCAATGTGGCCAGGTCAAGcgaaaccaaaacgaaaaaaaatgcttcgtcAGCGTTATACCAGTATTTGATGCATTGCGTTGCATTTTTAAGTTGTCGTAtgctaataaaattaattaaaccagCAAATTTTTTACACCAAAGACTAGCTCAAGAACAAACATTTAGCCACTTGAGAAACGCATTCATTCGCATAGAAGTACAAATGGTTTAgtcatatttatttaaaacaaaggtAAGTAGTAAACAATTAACGTGAAGTTGGAATGATACATGAATGATGTTAgcaatttatgttgtaatCAGAAAATTTACGATTCATTTGGTCCATTTATCACTATATCAatttacgaagaaagtgttcTTCGTTGATATAAAACTGctgaaatttgaatttgaacttACCTTGATGGCCGTTTGCATGATGACATTCGTCGCATAGTTGACACCCTTCGAACCCAGCTGCAGTACAGCAGTGTAACCCTTCTCTTTGGCCTGATTGATGTAATCGTCGATTTcctaaaacacacacgcagaaTAGTGGAAAGATTAATTCCCATATagcaaattaattaaaacagcTAGTAAATGGATAAAATATGAGGATGAATaggaatgaaaatatgttgCAAGCAAACCTAACTGTGTCATGTTTAGCATTATTAGTCTTAGAAATTTGCTCCTTGGTCAGTAAATTCTACGTAAATTCAACGACTATTAGCCACACGAGGTGGTTCTCTTTTACATCTGTATTTTAGAACATccttcaaacacatttagttAATAAATATATAACAACATAAAAAGCACAATCTAAAAGACTTCGAAAATTAACCATTTGTTCTTTTCCAGCAACTAACGATcattttctaaatttttttACTTCTGCCGTTttgtaaagattttttaaatgtctaAACCGGATGCAATCCGGACCCTCTCCTGTGCGAGAGGTACAGTCAGTCCTCTGACTGTAGATAGATATATCCACGCGCACAAAGGAAATAAATCTAGTAACCACATCAGGTGTAAATATGGCCGGAGACGGTCGTTGCGCCAGAAAATTGAACGAGTTTGCAGATTTTGAAGATAGATTCGGAAAACACGATTTGAAAACCAAATCGAACGTTAGATCCTTAAGCCTTTCGTAAATTAATTTGTATATAACAAATATGCTAAACATGCCACAAAAACAGTCACACATATAATTTCCAACATCGATCTTATATGAAGATTGATGATCTTGATGTGTGTGCTTAGTATTGATATATAATTCGTGTTatcgtttaattttctttagcTAATTGGAATGTAGCACCAATCTCATTGATGTTGCATCGGGAATCGGGTTATCGAACACTCACCTGTTCACGACGGGTCAACATCGGGTGAACGAACTTGCGATAGAGCGTCGAACTGCCGCGGGTCGCCGGAGAGAGCAGCCACAGTACGATGATCACCTTGATTTCATAGTAGAACGGAAACCAAGACAGCAGGATGTCGGTGAACGTCTCGATGCAGGTGAAGAACGCAAACACGATCCAGTACATCATCCATTTTACCTgtggcaaaaagaaaaggtacGGTCGTAAGGAAGCGCGCCTTCTTCTGACCGACATACTTTCCATCGATCGATATACTTACATACTCCTTGACGTTCTTGGTACGCACCGCCTTGTAGGAGGCGTACGCCGGATAGAGCGTCCCAAAGAGCAGTCTGAAACCGGGAAACAGTATATTCGAACCGATTGCCCTCGGGCAGAAGAAGATGGCGACGAGCGAGCAAAGCCCCATGCCGGTGACGGACATCCGCGGGAAGGGAATGCGGGACAGCATCTGCAGTATGGCACCGAACCGTGACAGCGAGCCGGCCACTTCCGCCTTGTTCAGCACTACGTCCTCTTCAACGTCCTCGAAGACCATCCCGGACCGGCCGGAGGCCACGTCCGGGCGAGGGAAGTAGCGACCCTGCGGAGCACGCAACCCTTCGTACGGCGATTCGTCGTAATAATCCGACTCGTTTAGCGAGGACAGCGATCCGTTGTGGTAATAATACTGCCCAGTCTGTCGAGGCTGCCGGATTCGTGGTCCTCCTGTATCCATCCTGAATTCACGGGGACGAATACTATCCGCGGCAGCTAATGACGAGTAGTACTGACGACTTTTGCGAGCTCGACTACGCAGGTCTTCCCCGGCCGGAGCTACGTTTGTTGCCGTATAATAGGGCGTCTCCCCGTCCTTGCAGAATCCAAAGCGTCGAAGGTACGTTCCTGCTTCGTCACTCGGAGGATCGACTACCGGCGACAACTGGTCAACCGGTAGTCCTCTATTTATAGGATAGCTGCGTACCTCGAACTTGCTTATTAGATCGCTGACATTGTTTGCGCTACCGCTGGCCTGCTGATGGCTGTCGGGCGACGATGGACGATACCGAGGCTGCATTTCGTTGGGGTACAACATTTGCGGGCCAAGCCCGATGTGCGAGTCGTCGGGCCAAGGGAGAGAACGCGAGGGATCACATTTACTTGGCTGTCTGCGGTTTTCCACTCGattgcaaaggaaaaaaaactaagcgaCCTCAAGCGATCGAGAAGCTGCGAAGGAATACTACTGATTTTCGCTTGTGTTCAGAGAGTAAAAATCGGAAGAAACCCCTCAGAGTGTTCAGCTGTACGTGTTAGGAGTTCAGTTTGCTTGAGGCGTTCAAAAtaaatcgaacaaaaacaaaacacgacgAGTTCACCATCTGATGCGATCCAACCCGGCACGAATCAAGCGAATTGCAACACCACAGAGCACACCACCCCAGAACGCACGTTAAGCTCGAGCAGTAAAACTAGGCCACAAATCGCTCGCTAGACGCCAAAGCCAACCCGAGCGACGCTGACGATGCTGGCCGCCGCCAAATTAGAATGAGAATTTTGTGCAGTCGCCGGTAGGATGTGGCGGCCGTCGAGGCGGAGATGTGCATGCAATTCGAGGAATGATGATGatctcccaaaaaaaaacactctaaACGGAGACACGCTGTCGATGCGATTGATCGTGAAAGTAAGAGTGAACCGTTCGGAAATGTCGAGCATCGATCGAGATTGCTTCACTTACATACCAAAAATAGGTctcatgtaaaataaaatgaaatgaagtgACTGATGAATGTGTATGATCGTTTTagcaaaataacaaacaaactgataatgaaaaataaaacgatcaacacacacactacACTTATTCaacaatgaaaagaaatagtGATTTGAGTGATTAAACCGTATCGATAGTTTTgcgaagtaaaacaaaattataaaaattgaacaaatgttttcttgtttttctgatAAGCGACTATCAATATAAATTCGTTCGTGTGCGTAACATTCGCGTACACAAACCTCGTAGATGTTTTACagtattttcatgtttttttgttcgacaagaaatttcattcgacTTCAActagaattttaatttttctgcaaTGCGAAAGATAGAATAATTACCAGGCTATCTTTTGTAGCCGCCAATTAATAAAGGGACCATGAAAAGGGAAGAATTTGAAAATCGTAAACTATATTTAAATGTTGCTGCACCAATTAACATATGGCATTTTCACATATTGCAAAAACGATGGCAGTGGTCACGGTCTGTACTTGTTAAGTCCAGTAGAACAAATCCCTGACAAATTTTGAGCATCCCATGGATCTTTTTATGAAACGTGGCATCAACATTCAATATCAAAACTGCATAACAATTGCAGTTTCTAAGTGAGAATATTCACCATAGTggaattgttttaaatgaaatatgttacgAAATTTCGAGATGATTTTTCTTATGACAACTTATTTATGTATAAAATTAATTCTacttttttgtgttatttttaaacaaattttaccaGATTCTTAAATGAAAAGTCAAAGCTATACAATAAATAGAAAAACCATGATATCAGATACCTAAACCACTTTCATGTTATTTTTAGActgaaacataaatatttactAACAATATTAAAGCCGACAATTCATTCGAAAACTCGAAAATCAAAGTGAAGGAAAGTGCGTTGATGTTTTCGACATCCCGTGGCCCAAAGTCCATTGCATGTGAACAAATCCAACCTGCACAATTCGTTCGGGGTCCATTATGCAGCTAACCGTCCGATGATTTTGTGCGTGCAGAAGAAATGCAAGTGCACACTTGCAGAGGCACAAACAAATGCGAAAAGCATGCAATCAATGGGTACGTTGTTACCCTGATTCTCCCCTGGTCTGACACGCACACTCTTCCCGAGAGGATAAGTACGGGTTTGCCCTGTGGCGTGGTACTCTTTTTACCCCATTCCGGAACTAATTTTAGAATCCAAACAAAAGATACATCACTCCGGCGTCAACTAACGCATAGGGAAAACCGACTGTATATTCTCTGTCTCTTTCGCCCACTCCGGAATGTTTAGttggtttttccattttccctgaCTGTATACACACATCCACGATCGACCGTTTGAACCCGGGCTTTACGACCCATTGGTACCGACTAGGttgttccggttttttttaaatgacacCAGCATGAGGGCCTCCATGATGAGGAGGAAAATGTGGCACAAAGATTTCCTTCACAGTAAACCATCAAGAAACGAGCTGTTGTCGTAGTCTTCAACGAGCGATTCATCCTACTGATCGGTCTCCATGTGATCGTATAACTGGAAAATATCTTCCGCTTGATTGTTAGTAATAAGTTGATGGGTTTTCCCgaatttcataatttatgcTGTCGACAATAATTGTCATACATACGATTTTTCTATTATTGTGCATATGATTTATAAAATCCCAAGATTAgcattttttctaaaataatatTAGACAGACAGTTATGCAAGGAACCTCCTAACGTACTGCCCACGAGACGATTGGCAAACAGGGGTTAAAATTCGCACATATCATCACAACCCGCCCCATCGAACCCGACCACCCAACCCCAAAATTGTCACGAAGATGGTGCCGTGACGTGTCGTCTCGACCCGGTGCtgatctttaaaaaaaatgctatGTCTTCTTTACCCTGTGCAGCCGCCGGCACAATTGTTGATGGCTCATGTCGTGTGCAACTAAACTATCCAACACAATATGCTCTAGACGTGTTTCTCAATCCGATAGAATTGTTCCTCGtctctctttcccttttgCGTGCCGAACGGTACGGTATAACAAAGCCGACGGACATAATAATTCACAGGATAACACACTTATTTTTAAACTCGCACAAACTTGCTTACTTCGATAGCCGGGCCACCCGAAGGAAAAATCGCTGACCAGTGCGAGGAAATAAGgaatgaaacagtttttttttttcaattaattttgtgTAGGTTTGGCCCAAAGATTGTTATTCGCAATTAGATCGTCACTGAGCACATGTGGTTTTATTCCTTCACATTcaaaattgtaacaaaaattattcaaaaaatatttttttcgcgTACCAATAACTAAATTACGTCATTAGAATTCAGACTTGCGATAATTTGCACTTAAAAAGCACTaggatttattcaaatttgtcaaaaaatccatacgaaaaaggaaaaaagcaaactgAACTAAAAGCACCAACCAAAAgaaacgcacatacacacacattccaaacagaaaaaaacgaaaataacgTCTAAACGAACCGCGATCACCGCGAGTGTTGTGTTCTACGCCGGATCCGTAGCACAGCATCGGAAACACTAGACTGGGAATACAAGGAAAACACTCTAGGGTGGCCACCACCCGTTGTGAGTGAAAATGGATGCCGGAAGAGAGTGGGAAAAATGAGAATAAGAGAGAAGCAGAGAAAACTGCAGCCgatagaaacaagaaaaatttgAGATGATCTGAGAGAAAAGGACCTCTGCGCATGATCGGTCGGTTACGAGCAACAATCAGCAGTCAACGGCGATCCGATACGATCGTTTGGAAGTTTGTAGATCATTTTCCACAACAATTAACCCTCTGAAGGTTGTAAATTGTGTAATGATTGATGAATGATTTCATACTAAATTTTAACCTGACGGGTCCGCTTGGAAAAGTAGATAATTCTACGATAAAATGTGTCTTGGGTGAGCAaccattacaaaaaaaaatggccagCTATGTAATTCATATTCCAGTATCACATTTTCAGTATCGACATAAAGAAAATTCTACACGCATTTTGAAGGAATGACATTATCGAAAAATGAGATCATCAAGTCAACGTGAAGGAGTTTTCAAAGGGTTTGCGTGTgccgaacaaacacacaaactgaTATCGTATCTTCGGTTGTTCCAATTGGTGGTGCACAAATAAAAGTACAACATGTTTAAACACGTTttcttgcaaaaaaaaaatgagcgCCAGTGAGgtcaaacaaattatttaggatcaaataaattaatgatCTTAAGATGCTTCAGCAAATGAGCAAATGCTTCTTTTGGTATCCAACAGAGATCCAACAAATCATATGTTAATTAATCTACTTGTGTCCGAGTTTTAGTTAGATTTTTGGAATACTGTGAGTCTACTTTGTCATTATTACTTTTCACATGTAAAGCTTATACATACATGTATATTTGATGAATATATTTCAGTCTGATCTTTTCGTATGACTAAAACTGCCTATATTTCAGATGCCATCTGTAAAAGTAGGTTTTGTCACCTATTCAAACTATAATGAGGCCATTGCAATCGATATTGATCGAAGGGTTTAATAATTAGAAAGCGATTTCAAACATATTATGCAAccatgaaaacattaaattaattgaagaaaagttattaaaaGAGTAGTTTCCAATATACCATTAAAAGACCGACCGAAAATTAAGTTGATCACTTTCTCTCTTGCCAACATAATAAACTGCCGACAAATGCTATCCGGCTTAACTTTAAACAGTTGATCTAGCATTTTTTGTCTATCGTAAAAGAGGCTCAACAACGACGTCTGAATTTTTAGAATGTCACAAGTCGTCAGTAGTAAGCCggtgtaaaatgaaaaaataaataggtCAAACACCTGATGTACGTGGGTGTAAGGTAGAAAATCAATCTCCCACACGCATACGTTTGACAAACTACCAGCTGTAGTAAGCACCGGTCAACGGGAACTACGAATTTGGTATCCATTCCTTCAAAGTAAAACggacaaacgaacgaacgaagatCGGCGGACTTTGGCGGACGCTGTTAAAAGTGACACACGTGCCCCTTCGCGCATAATCTAACGTCGCGGATACTCAGGCAGTTCATAACTCCAGTTGGCTACGGAAAACCGGCCGGTGGAAGTGTTGCTTTGTTTACACTGACGACGTCAACCGCGACCGGTGAGCAAAACGGGCCAATAAACCCGTGCCGACAACACCGGATGGATGGGTGGCCCGTTGTTGGCAGTAAATTAATAATTCGGTCGCGTTTCCATGTTTTCCATAGCTTCCAGGAGGTTTGGATTGAGGAGAGAGGTGGAAGCTCTTTGCGTGttttgtgggtgtgtgttcGGTTTACGAACTGCACACAGGGCCATCCGGCGGAAAATCTCTAGCATATGAACCAACCGAACGAAAAGGGCGTCGTTCTggcaacattcaaacattctcgaaattaaacaaacagtaGTCGGTTCCTCCATTATaagcaaatatttttccaacataATGTATATAAAGCTATTTATATCTATATAATAAAGTGGCCTTTTCAGTTTTTGATACTTATCTCCTTCAAACTTCTAAGACAAACTTtgtttaaatcacaaaacacTAGAGTTACAAGagccaaaaactaaaatttcaaacattgatacacattcaaacaccggcCTTTCGCATGTGCTTCTGTTGATATTTTCTGCGAAACAATCTGCTATGATtgtcattttttattaaattatccatattcaaacaaaactcaTAAACTTGCTACCTCTAAGCAACACCCCATCATCATCCTCTCTGTTTCGATAGTTAGACAAAATAAATGGTCTCCCCGATCGACTAGAACCGGTTATGCCATTCAATCGAAGTGAAGGAGCGGCCAAACTACGATTCCACGGCGGCGGGTCAACAACTGTCTGATTGAAGAGCGATCGTGAACTTGAACTGCGGTAAATCGGATCGCCGACACAAGGGAACCCCACCGAAGCTTAGGTACGTGCATGTCACGCACGACTAGGGCAGGAAATGGCATTCGTGAGACGATGCGGAACAGCACCGGTTTACGGATCAAAGGGTCCGAAAAGCAAGTGACGCTTATAAGGTGCGTTCAAAAACGAGACACTACTATCGGTAATAAATTCGTGTCGTGGGAAAAAGCATCGAACCAAACAAGCCATCGAAATGACAAATTTACAGATTATTAAAAAAACGTTGAAAAGGAATTTATGCTAAACTACCGGGTAGTTTtcagtttatttctttttaaaagcTAATCTTAACCAGTTTGGTTGGCGACAAGGACAAAGCAAGGAAGCTTCAATGACATCATTTCTCCATATTTGGTAACGGTGAAACCATAAATAATAGTCATCATTTGTTACCGTTGGGATCCAAATTCCAATTTGGGAACGTAGGTAGGTAGCCCTGACCGCCAAGTAGAAGGACAAAATGCTTGAATGTTAAGTCAGTGTCGAACATTGTTTTACCATTAACTATAGGGGAACCCTTAAACATGCAGAAAGCCTTTCATTACTCTTAAAGTAATCAAATATGTTCAAGCTCAACAT from Anopheles coustani chromosome 3, idAnoCousDA_361_x.2, whole genome shotgun sequence harbors:
- the LOC131260595 gene encoding receptor expression-enhancing protein 4 isoform X1, with protein sequence MISAIVSRLVILLFGTLYPAYASYKAVRTKNVKEYVKWMMYWIVFAFFTCIETFTDILLSWFPFYYEIKVIIVLWLLSPATRGSSTLYRKFVHPMLTRREQEIDDYINQAKEKGYTAVLQLGSKGVNYATNVIMQTAIKAFGTKSDTPLGSMMRVSQSDNSLLLTAAAAAAVATSGYGGGAINTGGTRATNNVHDSATSGEDERDTSYQPAASSSIASGRVRRSQSVDSALNKPAQRNPASTRASAGRSVTRAAAAAATQYSHGVIYEMDSEEEEQHFLETETDIALGEITGHKYATLPGRGRSRATTLTSPSGEESDGTESISSKGQGRSVVTGKVAKRKPSSTLQQDTELVKKTSRSVSTKGATTASSTTGAARGRKKVRKESDSIDMDVE